Part of the Bacillota bacterium genome is shown below.
CTTCCGGCCCACCATTGAGCTGGCCTCTGCGATCAGCTGCTGAGTCATCACGGCCCGCATGCCCGCGTTCAGGTTCTGCAGTTCCTCCAATGTTGAGAACTGGGCCATCTGGGCGATGAACTCCTGGTTCGAGGACCCATTCCAGATATCCATGTTGCGAAGCTGAGTCACCAGGAGTTGAAGGAACTCGTTCTTGCCGAGATCCCACCCTGACCTTCCAGGCTGCGCGGACGAATAGGTGCTGACTGTCTCTGACCTCGTCACATACATGGTCATTCCACCTCCTTCATCATTCGGTCATGCAATGTAGTCGATCCGCCCGGTGCGTGCGAGCTGCGCCGTCCGGGGCCTCCAGACCTCGCCCCTCGTGTGCACCGGATCGTGCGGGAACGGGGTGTGCGCGAAAGGCTGGGCCCAGTCCCGGCCCCGCTCCGACTGGGAGCCTACAGACACATTTAGGCCGCCCAGGTCCATGCCCTGATCAGTGAAGGCCCGAACGAGCTCTGTGGAGTGCTCCTGGATGAAGCGCCTGACCTCCGGGTTATCCACCTTGAACGAGGTTGTGCAGACATCCCCGGCCACTTTGACCTTCACTTCGACCTCGCCCAGGCTCTCGGGAACCAGCTTCACTACGAACTCGCCGCCGTCTTGTGATAACCTCATCCTGGCCTGGGTAACGATTTCGGAGATCACTGCCTTCCCGTCGGCATCGGGCAACGTCCCCGCGGCAGGCTCAGGTCCCTGCCCCAGAGCAGGCTTCGGTTCTGTCACCTCTATCCGAACGTCCAGAGACACCTTTTGTGGTTCAGACGGTGTCCGCGTCTTCCAGAAGTCCACCGTTGAATCCGGGCCTGGTCCGGATTCCTTCGTGCTCGGCTCGCCCCCGACTTTGGCGAACTCGCGCTCAGGCTCATTCCGGGAGTCTCGGGAGAGGAGTATGTGAGGCCTCTCCGAGTCTCTCGCGGCCGCCTGCTCGAGGGCCTGCCGTCGCCGTAGCGGAGCCTCGGACCAGGGGCTCTGCGTCAAGCCGGCATCGGGCAATGCCGCGAGCGGTTCGTTGTGCCTCCCGGCGCCGACTGTCCTGGTGGTGAGCCCGGCTGGAGGATTCCCTGATCTGACAGGCTGTCTGCCTATGTACTCGTTCCGGCTAGGCTGGTCATTCTCAGGTCCTGGCCTCACCGCTGTCGGCTTCGTCTCGCTCCGCCCCGGAAGGCCGGCCTCGGGCGTCCCGTCGTGCGAATGTCCGCCGGTCTTGCTGGCGCCGAGCTTCAGCCACCTCTCTGTCTCCCCGGAACTCGGCTCGATGTCCTCTTCCAGGCTCACCGCGTGTGCGCCCGGCTGATCTAGAACACGCGTCCCGTCCACCACCGGCTCTGGCGTTACTCCCTGGCCAGGCAGAACCGTCTCGAGCCAGGCCTCATTCGAGTCCCTTCGGGAATCCGGTGTGAGGCCGCGAGGCCCTGCCGTCACGTTGTTCCCCGCCCCCGCGTCCAGCGTCATGCGGCCCAGCAGATCTCGAAGGTCCAAGGCGCCCCGAGAGAGGTCTCGCCGTGCTTCTATCGCAGGTTCTATCCTCGGCTCCGTCCCAGGCTGCATCCAGGGTCCAGTCTGCGGTCTGGCCGACGACCCAGTTCGCGATCCGGTCTTGGGCTCGATCACCTCCCCGGTCAGCGGCTGGGCATCGCGTGCGGCGGCCTCCGTCGCAACCCGTACAGCAACCTCAGGTCGCTGCCGGGATGACACGCCGTCGAGCAGAGTGCGCTCAGCCCGGTTCTCGCTAACTCGGCTGCCCCTACCCTGATCGGCGGGAGCGGATCCCGCCCGCGGCCTGGACAACTCGGACGGTTCGTTCGATTCGAGCCGTCTGGAAGGCTTAGGCAGCTCAGTCCGCTCAGGCCGCTCAGTTGGCTCGGGTGGCTCTGATGGCCCATCGGATATCGCGCTTCCGGTTGTCGTGCCTTCGGACGCCCCACCTTCGGCCTCCCGCTGGATCGCATCAGGGGACTCACGCATGGCAGAGGGTTGGTTCAGCACGCTTCCACGAGCTTGTCGAGACGCTCCCGGCCAGGCTACCTTGCCGCTGCCCGGCGGAACCGCCACTCTCGGCTCGGCCTGAGCGCCGGACTCGGTCTGCGGTTGAACTCGCACGGTATCTGTGCTCGAATGCTCTTCGCGCAGTGCAAATACACGCCCTGGCTCGGGCGAACGCGCCGATACTGGCACAGACACACGTACTTCAGCACCGTTCGATCTCTGTTCCCTCTGGCCCCTGGGTGTCTCGAGTTCGGGATCATCCCCATTCCGGCTGCTGATCGCCCTAGTGGAGGACGCCCACGCCGCAGGCCGCCTGTCGTCCGGAGGTTGCACCTGCCGTTCCCCGAGACTCATTCCGGCCTCATCAACACGAGCGTCCAGTTCAGCATCCATATCATGGGCCCGGGTAGTCCCTGGTCCATTGCTGTCTGCAGTCCGCTTCGGACGGGACACAGACCTGGCCGTACTCGCATTGACAGGCCAGACAGGGTCCTCAGCAGTCTGGATATCTTGCCTGGCAGCAGGGATGTCACCTCCGGCAATCCGTGTGTCGTCCCGGGCTTCCTGGACACCGTCGCCGGGAGCCTGGACGTCTCCACCACCGCCCGCGTCTGGTAGAGGACGGAGCGGGGAACCGGACTGAGGAATCGAACGGGCTCCTTCTGGCACCCAGGCTGCCCGCGACAAATGAATACTCTCAGATGCTCTATGGGTGCCCGCCGGACCGGCGACTCCTGTGACGCCAGCTATGGCTGTGTCCTCTTCACCGCCTGCATTTGGGCGGCGGGGTACCGCGTCGGCAGACGGTTGTGGGCGGGTGCTGGGAAGCTCAGCATTGGACCGGACCAACATACTGGCTGCCATGACACCTGCCGCCGCGCAGGCCTCGATCTGGGCTGGGCTGCCCCAGTCGTCCACTCCCTCCTCCATGGAGACCGTGAGGTCACTGAGAAGCGCCCCGAACTCATCACGGTGGCTCTCCACTTCCATCCCGGGGGCCATCGGGCCACGGCATGGTGCCGAAGGCTTCCCCCAGGCAGTCTGGTTCATGGTGTCGATGCCTAGTGCTACTGTCATCCTGTCACCTCCTTTCTCTTAGGTTCTTCGAAGGCCACGTGGTGCAGACTCACCTCACCATGGGGTTACCGCCCCCCGGGGCTCCCTTGTACCTCATCGTGGCCAGTTCGTCGTTGTTCCTCTGCTCTGTGTGCTTGCACTCAGTCATATACTGCTCGAGCGATCTCTCCTTGAGCTTCTCTACAACCTTCCGCGCCTTCATCCCGTCGACTGCCTCTGACCGCTTCTCCTCGGACCTCGAATGGAGTCTTGTGACGAGGTCAGCCTGGTGTGCTATGGCTTCCTTGAGGCGCGCAAGGTAGTTGTGACACGCATTCACCTCAGCGACATCGATCTGGGATCGCTGCACTCCTGCCATGTCCCTGGTGCTCTCATAGAAGGCGCAGTTCAGGTTGGAAAGCCTCTCCCGGGCACGCTGCTCTGTCGCTCTCGCGCTGGCTAGCTCCTGCCTGAGATGGTCTTCTCTCCGTCTCCTGTATTCGAGCACTGGTTCGAGCCGGAAACGGAATCCTCCCACAGTCTCACTCCTCACCGGCCAATTCTACGAGTCTTCCCGTCACATCGTCGAAGTCCGCCATCTCCTCCACGTCCTGGCAGAGGAAACCGTTGAGGTGGTCTATGGCGTCAATGGCCTCGTCGACCTTGCGGTTGCTTCCGCGGACATAGGCCCCTATGTTTATCAGATCCTCAGCTTCTCTGTAGGTGGCCAGCAGGTCTCGAAAGCGCCGCGCCGCCGCACGGTGCTGGCTAGATACGATTCCGTCCATCACCCGACTGACGCTCTTGAGCACATCCACGGCGGGGTAGTGGTTCTTGTCCGCGAGCTGCCTTGTGAGCACGATGTGTCCGTCGAGTATACTCCTCACCGCGTCCGCGATGGGTTCCGTGAGATCATCCCCATCCACCAGTACAGTGTAGAGGCCTGTGATCGTCCCCCGCTCGCTCGTTCCAGAGCGTTCCAGGAGCTTGGGGAGGAGTGCAAAGACGGACGGGGTGTACCCTTTGGTGGCAGGAGGTTCTCCTATGGCCAAACCGACCTCGCGCTGAGCCATGGCGAACCTGGTAACCGAGTCCATCATGAGCATCACGTTCAGCCCGCGGTCGCGGAAGTACTCTGCGACGGCCGTAGCCACCATTGCTCCTTTGAGCCTGACCAGCGCAGGCCTGTCGGAAGTGGCCGAGACCACCACTGACCGCGCGAGCCCTTCTGGGCCCAGATCCCGCTCGATGAACTCCCGGACCTCGCGGCCCCTCTCCCCGACCAAGGCGATCACGTTCACATCCGCCTTGGCGTTGCGAGCGATCATCCCCAGAAGCGTGCTCTTGCCGACGCCACTCCCTGCGAAAATCCCAATCCTCTGCCCGTACCCGCATGTAACGAGGGCGTCCACAGCCCTAATGCCCAAAGGCAGCACCTCGGTAATGCGCGGCCTAGAAAGGGGGTTCGGCGGCAGATTGGAAACGGGGTACTCTGCGACGGTCCTGATTGGCCCGAGCCCGTCCAGGGGATTCCCTAGCCCATCGATGACCCTTCCAAGAAGACCGTCCCCCACCCGGACGGAGAACGACTTGCCCCCAGCCACGATCTCGCTTCCCGGGCCGATGCCTCCCATCTCCCCAAGA
Proteins encoded:
- a CDS encoding flagellar hook capping protein; the protein is MYVTRSETVSTYSSAQPGRSGWDLGKNEFLQLLVTQLRNMDIWNGSSNQEFIAQMAQFSTLEELQNLNAGMRAVMTQQLIAEASSMVGRKIEAMPPGYQTPIKGNVDAVEVIGGVPYLRVGEHRINMGHVTRISQG
- the fliI gene encoding flagellar protein export ATPase FliI; translation: MDEPACTLDLSRYYARLEAVDPIKQNGRVAQVIGLVIESNGPKAQLGEVCYVYPRTSSNPVTAEVVGFREGKLLLMPLGEMGGIGPGSEIVAGGKSFSVRVGDGLLGRVIDGLGNPLDGLGPIRTVAEYPVSNLPPNPLSRPRITEVLPLGIRAVDALVTCGYGQRIGIFAGSGVGKSTLLGMIARNAKADVNVIALVGERGREVREFIERDLGPEGLARSVVVSATSDRPALVRLKGAMVATAVAEYFRDRGLNVMLMMDSVTRFAMAQREVGLAIGEPPATKGYTPSVFALLPKLLERSGTSERGTITGLYTVLVDGDDLTEPIADAVRSILDGHIVLTRQLADKNHYPAVDVLKSVSRVMDGIVSSQHRAAARRFRDLLATYREAEDLINIGAYVRGSNRKVDEAIDAIDHLNGFLCQDVEEMADFDDVTGRLVELAGEE
- the fliJ gene encoding flagellar export protein FliJ, which produces MGGFRFRLEPVLEYRRRREDHLRQELASARATEQRARERLSNLNCAFYESTRDMAGVQRSQIDVAEVNACHNYLARLKEAIAHQADLVTRLHSRSEEKRSEAVDGMKARKVVEKLKERSLEQYMTECKHTEQRNNDELATMRYKGAPGGGNPMVR
- a CDS encoding flagellar hook-length control protein FliK yields the protein MTVALGIDTMNQTAWGKPSAPCRGPMAPGMEVESHRDEFGALLSDLTVSMEEGVDDWGSPAQIEACAAAGVMAASMLVRSNAELPSTRPQPSADAVPRRPNAGGEEDTAIAGVTGVAGPAGTHRASESIHLSRAAWVPEGARSIPQSGSPLRPLPDAGGGGDVQAPGDGVQEARDDTRIAGGDIPAARQDIQTAEDPVWPVNASTARSVSRPKRTADSNGPGTTRAHDMDAELDARVDEAGMSLGERQVQPPDDRRPAAWASSTRAISSRNGDDPELETPRGQREQRSNGAEVRVSVPVSARSPEPGRVFALREEHSSTDTVRVQPQTESGAQAEPRVAVPPGSGKVAWPGASRQARGSVLNQPSAMRESPDAIQREAEGGASEGTTTGSAISDGPSEPPEPTERPERTELPKPSRRLESNEPSELSRPRAGSAPADQGRGSRVSENRAERTLLDGVSSRQRPEVAVRVATEAAARDAQPLTGEVIEPKTGSRTGSSARPQTGPWMQPGTEPRIEPAIEARRDLSRGALDLRDLLGRMTLDAGAGNNVTAGPRGLTPDSRRDSNEAWLETVLPGQGVTPEPVVDGTRVLDQPGAHAVSLEEDIEPSSGETERWLKLGASKTGGHSHDGTPEAGLPGRSETKPTAVRPGPENDQPSRNEYIGRQPVRSGNPPAGLTTRTVGAGRHNEPLAALPDAGLTQSPWSEAPLRRRQALEQAAARDSERPHILLSRDSRNEPEREFAKVGGEPSTKESGPGPDSTVDFWKTRTPSEPQKVSLDVRIEVTEPKPALGQGPEPAAGTLPDADGKAVISEIVTQARMRLSQDGGEFVVKLVPESLGEVEVKVKVAGDVCTTSFKVDNPEVRRFIQEHSTELVRAFTDQGMDLGGLNVSVGSQSERGRDWAQPFAHTPFPHDPVHTRGEVWRPRTAQLARTGRIDYIA